In Corynebacterium ulcerans, one genomic interval encodes:
- a CDS encoding BCCT family transporter — MNSPISSEPISQRKPFLGLKTDPFIFLVSLGFVTVFVIGTIALGSAARDSFTRVAQGLLTGTGWLYIGGVSFIFLFLVGVFISRFGRLRLGDDNDEPEHGLIAWFCMLFAGGVGAVLMFWGVAEPLNHAVNVPRQDAEPLSEKAITEAFAFTFYHFGIHMWAIFALPGLALGYFIYKRKLPPRVSSVFAPILGSRIYDIPGKLIDALSIIATTFGIAVSVGLGVLQINSGLQRLWGLPEVSWAQLLIILIITAIACVSVASGLEKGIKILSNVNIALAVLLMLFVLVSGPTLTLLRFATESFGIYAKALPDMMFWADSYGDNPGWQGKWTVFYWAWTICWSPYVGMFVARISRGRTVREYIGGVLALPAIFSVIWFAVFGRAGIEIELNEPGKLSGPVVHDGNVPFALFGFFQEYPWTSAVSTLALVIVVIFFITSIDSAGMVNDMFSTGEEEVSPVGYRILWVVAIGAVAGALLIVSPSSGIATLQEVVIIVAFPFFITQFIMMYSLMKGMMDDSAAERRIQTRQWRKTDTAEKLEAHEAMPAPGYDEDGNELPVVSLAHDEDGNIVIPGSVVIEGDLGITGDVVDDQENTAGVKIVEHSRPQPKENWE; from the coding sequence ATGAATTCCCCGATTTCTTCGGAGCCAATATCGCAAAGAAAGCCCTTTTTAGGACTTAAGACTGATCCCTTTATCTTTCTCGTATCACTAGGTTTTGTCACGGTGTTCGTCATCGGGACGATCGCTCTAGGAAGCGCTGCGCGAGACTCCTTTACCCGAGTAGCCCAAGGACTCCTTACCGGAACGGGATGGCTTTACATCGGTGGTGTGAGCTTTATTTTCCTTTTCTTGGTTGGAGTGTTCATCTCACGGTTTGGTCGGTTGCGCCTTGGCGATGACAACGATGAACCCGAGCATGGCCTTATTGCCTGGTTTTGCATGCTTTTCGCAGGTGGAGTAGGTGCGGTACTAATGTTCTGGGGCGTGGCTGAGCCGCTGAACCACGCAGTTAACGTCCCACGACAGGATGCAGAGCCGCTATCGGAGAAAGCGATAACTGAAGCGTTTGCTTTCACTTTCTACCATTTCGGTATTCATATGTGGGCTATTTTTGCTTTGCCTGGACTTGCACTCGGCTATTTCATTTACAAGCGCAAGCTTCCCCCACGGGTGAGTTCTGTATTCGCGCCGATTCTGGGCTCACGTATCTATGACATCCCCGGAAAGCTTATCGACGCCCTCTCCATCATCGCAACGACCTTCGGCATCGCAGTCTCTGTTGGTTTAGGCGTACTGCAAATCAACTCTGGACTCCAACGCCTGTGGGGTTTACCAGAAGTAAGTTGGGCGCAGTTGCTTATCATTTTGATCATCACAGCAATTGCATGCGTGTCCGTTGCCTCTGGGCTGGAGAAGGGCATCAAAATTCTGTCGAATGTCAACATTGCACTCGCTGTGCTGCTGATGCTTTTTGTCTTAGTTTCTGGCCCGACACTGACGCTGTTACGTTTTGCCACTGAGTCATTCGGAATTTACGCTAAAGCGCTTCCTGACATGATGTTTTGGGCTGACTCTTACGGAGATAATCCAGGATGGCAGGGAAAATGGACCGTGTTCTATTGGGCATGGACGATCTGTTGGTCTCCCTACGTGGGGATGTTCGTAGCACGTATCTCCCGTGGGCGAACTGTCCGTGAGTACATTGGTGGGGTGCTAGCCTTACCTGCTATTTTCTCTGTGATCTGGTTCGCGGTTTTTGGACGCGCAGGAATAGAAATTGAGTTAAATGAGCCAGGCAAGTTATCTGGTCCCGTCGTTCACGATGGGAATGTTCCCTTTGCTCTGTTTGGGTTTTTCCAAGAATATCCTTGGACAAGTGCTGTATCGACGTTGGCTCTTGTAATTGTGGTGATTTTCTTTATTACGTCTATTGATTCCGCCGGCATGGTGAACGACATGTTTTCTACCGGAGAAGAAGAAGTATCGCCCGTAGGTTATAGAATTCTGTGGGTAGTGGCTATTGGCGCTGTTGCAGGCGCGCTATTGATTGTTTCTCCTTCTTCAGGCATAGCGACGCTCCAAGAAGTCGTAATTATTGTTGCCTTCCCGTTTTTTATTACGCAGTTCATCATGATGTATTCACTGATGAAAGGGATGATGGACGATTCAGCTGCGGAGCGAAGAATTCAGACTCGTCAGTGGCGGAAGACAGATACTGCGGAGAAGCTAGAAGCACATGAGGCTATGCCTGCTCCGGGGTACGACGAAGACGGCAATGAGTTGCCTGTTGTTTCATTGGCACACGATGAGGACGGGAACATTGTTATTCCAGGAAGCGTAGTCATCGAAGGAGATCTCGGGATTACCGGTGATGTTGTCGATGATCAAGAAAATACTGCGGGAGTTAAAATCGTAGAGCATTCCCGGCCCCAGCCTAAGGAGAACTGGGAGTAA
- a CDS encoding AEC family transporter, which produces MESIFRGFFVIFLVIGLGAVLGKKNVLGKGAAASLGNFVYVVATPALLFDKIMHSELSAIVSSSFIVVCVSATGIAFLSFSISTVLLRRRIDDAIIGALAASYANGGNLGIPIATYVLDDATLVIPLMLFQIAFYAPLAMTWLDFLHNKKETKLLGNLVRAPLCNTMFLASITGLTIAAAGLHMPAVLAQPIHLLGESSVPLALILFGMSLSTTFPRGETKVMDTIVACGLKNFAHPTLAWGIASAMGLTGRALLVATFLGALPTAQNVYAYALRHGTSESLARNSGVISTLVSLPVLIAIMSLLG; this is translated from the coding sequence ATGGAGAGCATTTTCCGTGGGTTCTTTGTGATTTTCCTTGTGATCGGTTTAGGCGCTGTCCTCGGCAAGAAAAACGTATTAGGCAAAGGCGCCGCCGCTTCGCTAGGGAACTTTGTCTACGTTGTTGCCACCCCAGCGCTATTGTTCGACAAAATCATGCACTCCGAGCTCTCCGCGATTGTGTCGAGCAGCTTTATAGTCGTGTGCGTCAGCGCTACGGGCATTGCGTTTCTCTCCTTCAGCATCAGCACTGTGCTTCTGCGCCGCCGCATCGACGACGCCATAATCGGGGCACTGGCGGCAAGCTATGCAAATGGCGGCAATCTTGGAATCCCCATCGCTACCTATGTGCTTGACGACGCCACCCTCGTCATCCCGCTCATGCTCTTCCAAATTGCTTTCTACGCGCCGCTAGCCATGACCTGGCTAGATTTTCTCCACAACAAAAAGGAGACCAAACTCCTGGGGAATCTCGTACGGGCGCCGCTGTGCAACACAATGTTCCTTGCATCAATAACCGGCCTAACGATTGCAGCCGCCGGACTGCACATGCCCGCAGTCCTTGCCCAACCAATCCATCTGCTTGGCGAATCCTCCGTGCCGCTGGCGTTGATCCTCTTTGGGATGTCCCTATCCACCACTTTCCCCCGTGGGGAAACAAAGGTGATGGACACCATCGTGGCGTGCGGGCTTAAGAACTTTGCGCACCCCACATTGGCGTGGGGAATTGCTTCGGCGATGGGGCTGACGGGCCGGGCCCTGCTTGTCGCGACGTTCCTGGGTGCGCTGCCTACCGCACAAAATGTGTATGCGTATGCGTTGAGGCATGGAACGTCGGAAAGCTTGGCCAGAAACAGCGGCGTTATAAGCACTCTCGTCTCTTTGCCGGTGCTCATCGCAATCATGTCTTTGTTGGGATAA
- a CDS encoding ABC transporter substrate-binding protein, whose protein sequence is MFSFPRRAVAMMTLAIFGLSACSAGSAASQNSLVHESNDHSVTLGLTAPPSSLDFTTTSGAAIPQALMGNVYEGLVRVNQRGEVEPLLASSWEVSEDGTQYVFHLREGVRFSNGDAFTADTAKFSIDRVLSDAWTNGLKAQMSKVTNTRVIDTHTLEVTLAHRSNTWLWSMGTLIGAMMSPRGVSDLATKPVGTGPYEVDNWAVGTSLSFTSRGEYWGESPKNKRAVLRYFADAISLTNAVRSGDVDAVIGLQSPELLESIQRDGDLNVNVGTTNGEVLLTMNHARAPFNDLRVRQAVMFGVDRQAIIDTTWEGYGIDTGGAPVPPTDPWYQKTEQYPFDPDRARQLMNESGATGTKITISVPSLPYAATASEILYSQLRDIGFDVSIESTEFPSVWLAKVYKGHDYDMSVIAHTEARDIPNIFANPKYYLGYDDKKVQELIAQADTVNEADYVPTMKKAVTRILDQAAADNLFNLPNIVVTAKNVSGVPVNAVGDGLLLAAIAKEEPRKVTH, encoded by the coding sequence ATGTTCTCTTTCCCCCGGCGCGCGGTCGCGATGATGACTTTGGCGATCTTTGGTTTGAGTGCGTGCTCTGCTGGTTCGGCGGCGTCGCAAAATTCGTTGGTGCATGAGTCCAACGATCACAGTGTGACTCTTGGGTTGACGGCACCCCCCAGCTCCCTCGATTTCACTACTACCTCTGGCGCTGCCATTCCTCAGGCACTGATGGGCAATGTGTATGAGGGTCTGGTTCGGGTTAATCAACGTGGTGAGGTGGAGCCGTTGCTTGCGTCATCATGGGAGGTGTCGGAGGACGGCACACAGTATGTGTTTCACCTTCGCGAGGGCGTTCGCTTCTCCAACGGCGACGCTTTCACAGCGGACACTGCAAAGTTTTCCATCGATCGAGTGCTTTCCGACGCCTGGACTAATGGCTTGAAAGCCCAAATGTCCAAGGTGACCAACACCCGGGTTATCGATACCCACACCCTCGAAGTCACGCTCGCGCATCGCTCAAACACCTGGTTGTGGTCGATGGGCACGTTGATTGGTGCGATGATGTCGCCACGGGGGGTGTCGGACTTGGCCACTAAGCCGGTGGGCACCGGACCTTATGAGGTGGATAACTGGGCGGTGGGAACGTCGCTATCCTTCACCTCCCGTGGGGAATATTGGGGTGAATCTCCCAAGAATAAGCGGGCTGTGCTGCGCTATTTCGCGGATGCGATTTCTCTGACTAATGCTGTGCGTTCCGGAGACGTTGACGCTGTTATCGGTTTGCAGTCTCCTGAGCTCTTGGAGTCCATACAGCGCGATGGTGACCTCAATGTCAACGTGGGCACGACCAACGGTGAGGTGCTGCTCACGATGAATCATGCGCGGGCGCCGTTCAATGATCTTCGCGTCCGGCAGGCGGTGATGTTTGGCGTCGATAGGCAGGCAATCATTGATACCACGTGGGAGGGCTACGGGATTGACACCGGGGGCGCGCCGGTGCCGCCGACGGATCCGTGGTATCAGAAGACGGAGCAGTATCCGTTTGATCCTGACCGCGCGCGCCAGTTAATGAATGAGTCCGGGGCGACGGGGACCAAAATAACTATTTCGGTGCCGTCGTTACCCTATGCTGCCACGGCTTCTGAGATTTTGTACTCGCAGCTTCGAGACATCGGCTTCGACGTGAGCATCGAATCCACCGAATTTCCGTCCGTGTGGTTGGCCAAAGTCTATAAGGGCCATGACTACGACATGTCGGTGATTGCCCACACCGAGGCCCGCGATATTCCCAATATTTTTGCTAACCCAAAGTATTACCTGGGTTACGACGACAAAAAAGTTCAAGAGCTCATCGCCCAAGCGGACACCGTGAATGAAGCCGACTATGTCCCCACGATGAAAAAGGCAGTCACGCGGATCTTGGATCAGGCCGCGGCCGATAACTTGTTCAATCTTCCCAACATTGTGGTGACGGCGAAGAACGTCAGCGGAGTTCCCGTCAACGCTGTGGGCGACGGCCTCTTGCTGGCTGCTATCGCGAAAGAAGAACCAAGGAAGGTAACGCACTAG
- a CDS encoding ABC transporter permease yields MIAAKLARGAAKYALTLFIASVVIFVALRIVPGNPAEVALGVTATPEAVAKLSATMGIDKPLWEQYVSWIGGLLRGEFGTSLTSSTDISPIVADRLQVSLILVVLSMLFALMLAVPLGLWAARRSSHIDGILISALSQVGIAVPSFLAAILFISFFAVRLRWLPTNGWSVPDEDFSGFLVRLVLPVVSLGIVQAAIMTRYVRAAVMDVMREDFMRTARAIGLSSWQALRSHGLRNAALPVLTVTGLQLTSLLVGAVVIERVFVILGLGSLLLTAVTNRDLPTVQTIVMILVVLAIVVNAIVDMAYVVVDPRTRREA; encoded by the coding sequence GTGATTGCGGCGAAACTTGCACGAGGCGCAGCTAAGTACGCGCTTACGTTGTTTATTGCCAGCGTGGTCATTTTTGTCGCGCTTCGGATTGTTCCAGGGAACCCGGCAGAGGTGGCGCTCGGGGTGACTGCGACGCCGGAGGCCGTCGCAAAGCTAAGTGCGACGATGGGGATCGATAAGCCGCTGTGGGAGCAGTATGTGTCGTGGATCGGTGGCCTCCTCCGTGGGGAATTTGGGACTTCGTTGACCAGCTCGACGGATATTTCGCCCATCGTCGCGGATCGGCTTCAGGTCAGTCTGATTCTCGTTGTTCTATCGATGCTGTTCGCCCTTATGCTCGCTGTCCCTTTGGGGTTGTGGGCGGCTAGGCGCTCAAGCCATATCGACGGCATCCTTATCTCCGCGCTCAGCCAGGTTGGAATTGCGGTTCCGAGTTTCCTTGCTGCGATACTGTTCATTTCTTTTTTTGCAGTTCGCTTGCGTTGGTTGCCCACCAACGGTTGGTCGGTGCCCGATGAGGATTTCAGCGGTTTTCTGGTGCGCCTTGTGCTGCCGGTGGTGTCCCTTGGGATTGTTCAGGCTGCGATTATGACTCGATATGTGCGGGCAGCTGTCATGGATGTGATGCGCGAAGATTTCATGCGCACCGCACGCGCTATTGGGTTGAGCTCATGGCAGGCCTTGCGCAGCCACGGATTACGCAATGCGGCCCTGCCAGTTCTGACAGTAACCGGTTTGCAGCTCACGTCCTTGTTGGTGGGTGCGGTTGTTATTGAACGGGTTTTTGTTATTCTGGGTCTGGGCAGCCTGCTGCTCACCGCTGTAACAAACCGCGATTTGCCCACGGTGCAGACGATCGTGATGATCCTCGTTGTCCTTGCCATCGTGGTCAACGCGATCGTGGATATGGCTTATGTTGTGGTGGACCCGCGCACTCGAAGGGAGGCCTAG
- a CDS encoding ABC transporter permease produces the protein MRSSRFSLGGKIGLGIVIVVAVLALVSLVWTPYDPLRVMPGSRLEGPSISHLLGTDRYGRDVLSQVMVGSRITLLVGIVAVSVAALVGVPLGVWAGMRRGWIDSVIMRGADLLLAFPGLLLAIVATAMFSATTLTAMMAIGVANIPAFARVARAATMQVMAQDYVAAARDASRGELSIAVRHVIPNILSVVVVQASVAFALAILAEAGLSFLGLGTPPPDPSWGRMLQSAQSSLATAPLLAVWPGLAIALTVLGFNLLGDGLRDLTDPRSTRRTAGFSKESSS, from the coding sequence ATGCGTAGTAGTCGTTTTTCGCTCGGCGGCAAGATCGGGCTGGGGATCGTTATCGTCGTTGCTGTTCTTGCGTTGGTTTCCTTAGTGTGGACGCCTTATGATCCGCTCCGGGTTATGCCGGGGTCGCGGTTGGAGGGGCCGTCGATAAGCCATCTTTTGGGCACGGATCGCTATGGCAGGGATGTGTTGTCGCAGGTGATGGTGGGATCTCGTATCACGCTCCTCGTGGGGATTGTCGCGGTGTCTGTGGCAGCGCTCGTGGGGGTGCCGCTCGGTGTGTGGGCAGGTATGAGGCGCGGCTGGATAGATTCGGTGATCATGCGCGGCGCAGATCTGCTGCTTGCGTTTCCAGGTCTGCTTCTGGCGATTGTGGCCACCGCGATGTTTTCGGCCACCACGTTGACCGCGATGATGGCTATTGGAGTGGCCAATATTCCGGCTTTTGCTCGTGTGGCGCGCGCGGCGACGATGCAGGTGATGGCGCAGGATTATGTTGCTGCAGCCCGCGACGCCTCCCGTGGGGAATTGAGTATTGCAGTGCGCCACGTGATCCCCAACATTTTGAGTGTGGTGGTGGTGCAGGCGTCGGTGGCTTTTGCCCTCGCCATTCTTGCCGAAGCCGGCCTGAGCTTCCTAGGCCTTGGCACTCCGCCGCCGGATCCCAGCTGGGGCCGAATGCTGCAGTCTGCGCAATCGTCGCTGGCCACCGCGCCGCTGCTGGCAGTATGGCCGGGCCTTGCTATCGCGCTGACCGTTTTGGGCTTTAATTTGCTTGGCGACGGCCTCCGCGATCTCACCGACCCCCGTTCCACTCGCCGTACCGCAGGTTTTTCTAAGGAGTCTTCATCATGA
- a CDS encoding ATP-binding cassette domain-containing protein: protein MTLLQVRNLTAAGILKDVALAVDHGERVGLIGESGSGKTMTALSIMRLINASGSIQLDGQELTALSEKAMCRIRGRKIAMVFQEPMTALDPLMRVDKQIAQVLKVHSVSPRGKVTELLSSVELDPALGKRFPHELSGGQRQRVLIAMALAHDPDVLMCDEPTTALDVTSQKAIVDLILRLVAERGTGLLFITHDLGLVAATCQRILVMQGGAVIEEGTVEQVLHSPAHSYTRMLIDASQLPPARPAMITDESMVRARGVEKHYRHHKAVDGIDLYVSRGERVGIVGGSGSGKTTLLKMIAGLIRPTSGSISVSGTKKMVFQDPMRSLDPRMTIREIVAEPLPRASDERIVEVLEEVGLSGEILDRFPHEFSGGQRQRISIARALIASPDILLADEPVSALDVSVRKKVLALIDRLVHERHLTLLFVSHDLNVIRSVCSSVVVMHEGRIVEAGPVDEVFANPKAEYTKQLLAAIPHLG from the coding sequence ATGACGCTTCTCCAAGTCCGCAATCTCACTGCTGCGGGAATCCTGAAGGATGTGGCTCTGGCAGTCGACCATGGCGAGCGCGTCGGGCTGATCGGAGAATCCGGCTCCGGCAAAACGATGACTGCACTGTCCATCATGCGGCTCATTAACGCGTCAGGTTCCATTCAACTCGACGGACAAGAACTCACGGCGCTGTCGGAGAAAGCGATGTGCCGTATCCGGGGTCGCAAAATTGCCATGGTGTTCCAGGAACCCATGACGGCTCTCGACCCGCTCATGCGAGTGGATAAGCAGATCGCTCAGGTGCTCAAAGTTCATTCTGTTTCCCCACGGGGGAAGGTTACGGAACTGCTGTCGAGCGTGGAACTCGACCCTGCACTCGGCAAGCGTTTTCCCCACGAGCTCTCGGGCGGGCAGCGCCAGCGCGTATTGATCGCCATGGCCCTGGCCCATGACCCCGACGTATTGATGTGCGATGAGCCAACAACTGCGTTAGACGTGACTTCTCAAAAGGCGATCGTCGACCTAATCTTGCGCCTGGTCGCCGAGCGCGGAACTGGCCTGCTGTTTATCACTCATGATCTGGGGCTGGTGGCCGCCACGTGCCAACGCATTCTGGTGATGCAAGGCGGCGCAGTCATCGAGGAAGGAACCGTAGAGCAGGTTCTCCACTCCCCTGCGCACTCTTATACGCGCATGCTTATCGACGCCTCCCAGCTTCCTCCAGCCCGCCCCGCCATGATTACTGATGAGTCCATGGTGCGGGCGCGGGGCGTCGAGAAGCATTATCGCCATCACAAAGCAGTCGATGGCATTGATCTCTACGTCTCCCGTGGGGAAAGAGTCGGCATCGTGGGCGGCTCGGGCTCGGGAAAGACAACGCTGCTGAAGATGATCGCGGGACTCATACGCCCCACGTCAGGCAGCATCTCTGTCTCCGGCACCAAAAAGATGGTCTTTCAAGACCCCATGCGGTCTCTGGACCCCCGCATGACCATCCGCGAGATCGTCGCCGAGCCGCTCCCGCGTGCCAGCGACGAGCGCATCGTTGAGGTTTTAGAAGAAGTCGGCCTCAGTGGGGAGATTCTCGACCGTTTTCCCCACGAGTTCTCGGGCGGGCAGCGCCAGCGCATTTCTATAGCTCGCGCGCTGATTGCGTCGCCGGATATTCTGCTTGCCGACGAACCCGTCTCAGCCCTCGACGTCTCAGTAAGAAAGAAGGTCCTCGCCCTCATAGACCGGCTGGTTCACGAGCGCCATCTCACCCTCTTGTTTGTCTCCCACGACCTCAACGTGATCCGCTCCGTGTGCTCGTCTGTGGTTGTGATGCACGAAGGTCGTATCGTGGAGGCCGGCCCTGTGGACGAGGTGTTTGCCAACCCCAAGGCCGAATACACCAAGCAACTCTTGGCGGCGATCCCCCACTTAGGATGA
- a CDS encoding alpha/beta fold hydrolase, translating to MGAMKTRYLGCTVYEHTLEVPWDPQNPELGTFELFARELVPAGGEHYPAFLYLQGGPGFPAPRPISISGVIKEALKTHRVVLLDQRGTGRSHRIDCDTLGTDADKLHLLRQEFIVHDAEALRKALGISAWTLYGQSFGGFCITSYLSLYPESVAESYITGGLPALEAHVDDVYRATYAAIARRSEEFYSQFPWAEARIREICHHLDNSDEKLPTGERLSSRRFRTIGIDLGRSAGFYSLAYLLESPFQRNGEKKLKTDVLAEIGAKVSFASAPLYAAIHESIYGGIGGPQTAWSAHRLRGEIEGFAQDADPRSNEKFYLTGEHIYPWHFEEDPALVPFAQAAQGLAMRRWDASPYRPEALAQSPVAAACVYVDDAFVPYEYSLHTADKLCDARLHITNQYQHDGIHWAGEEILALLKSKVADH from the coding sequence ATGGGTGCCATGAAGACTCGTTACCTTGGATGCACAGTTTATGAACACACCCTGGAGGTCCCTTGGGATCCGCAGAATCCGGAACTGGGAACGTTTGAGCTTTTTGCTCGCGAGTTGGTGCCCGCTGGAGGAGAACACTATCCGGCCTTTTTGTATCTCCAAGGAGGTCCCGGTTTTCCGGCCCCACGCCCGATTTCGATCAGCGGCGTGATTAAGGAAGCGTTGAAGACACATCGCGTGGTTCTTTTAGATCAACGCGGAACCGGTCGTTCGCATCGCATCGATTGCGACACCCTTGGCACGGACGCAGACAAACTGCACCTTTTGCGCCAAGAATTCATCGTCCATGACGCCGAGGCATTGCGTAAAGCTTTGGGAATCTCCGCATGGACTCTGTATGGGCAAAGCTTCGGCGGATTCTGCATTACTTCTTATCTTTCCCTTTACCCAGAATCGGTTGCCGAATCATATATCACCGGTGGTCTTCCAGCCCTTGAAGCCCACGTGGACGATGTGTATCGCGCCACCTACGCAGCCATCGCCCGCCGCAGCGAGGAATTCTATAGCCAATTCCCATGGGCCGAAGCGCGCATCAGGGAAATCTGCCATCACCTTGATAACTCCGACGAGAAACTCCCCACGGGGGAGCGGCTTAGCTCAAGAAGATTCCGCACCATTGGCATTGACCTCGGCCGGTCGGCGGGGTTCTATTCTTTGGCGTATCTCCTTGAGAGTCCGTTTCAGAGAAACGGAGAGAAGAAACTTAAGACTGATGTCCTGGCAGAAATCGGTGCAAAAGTAAGTTTTGCGAGTGCCCCGCTCTACGCCGCGATCCACGAGTCAATTTATGGCGGGATTGGCGGTCCGCAGACGGCGTGGTCCGCCCACCGCCTCCGTGGGGAAATAGAGGGGTTTGCGCAGGATGCGGATCCACGGTCCAATGAGAAGTTTTATCTCACAGGCGAGCACATTTATCCGTGGCATTTTGAGGAGGATCCGGCCCTGGTTCCGTTTGCTCAGGCTGCGCAGGGCTTGGCCATGCGTCGGTGGGATGCGTCACCGTATCGCCCGGAAGCGCTGGCGCAGAGCCCCGTCGCAGCCGCGTGCGTGTACGTCGATGATGCGTTTGTGCCTTATGAGTATTCGCTGCACACCGCAGATAAGCTTTGCGACGCCCGCCTCCACATCACCAACCAGTATCAGCACGACGGCATCCACTGGGCCGGCGAGGAAATCCTGGCGCTTCTCAAAAGCAAGGTTGCGGATCACTAA
- a CDS encoding YggS family pyridoxal phosphate-dependent enzyme — protein MENVEALRLAHEAVLERIANSAERAGRDAAEVRLIAVTKTHPVETVRDAVAAGMTVLGENRPQELSAKASEVSGVTWCAIGRLQRNKAKEVAAWAQEFHALDSIRLAEALQRRLESADRTLEVFVQVNTSGEVQKGGIAPAEAAEFLGQLADYDRLHVRGLMTMAQNSPEEAIVRSSFVQLRELRDTLQPDFPTATELSMGMSGDFEWAIEEGATSVRVGSALFGPRGEYLG, from the coding sequence ATGGAAAACGTGGAAGCTCTCCGCCTCGCCCACGAGGCCGTCCTGGAAAGAATCGCCAATTCTGCCGAGCGCGCCGGCCGCGACGCCGCAGAGGTCCGTCTTATCGCGGTGACCAAGACTCACCCGGTGGAAACCGTACGAGATGCAGTGGCTGCCGGGATGACGGTGCTGGGAGAAAATAGGCCGCAGGAGCTTTCGGCTAAGGCCAGCGAGGTGTCGGGAGTGACGTGGTGCGCGATTGGCCGGCTGCAGCGCAATAAGGCCAAGGAAGTGGCGGCGTGGGCGCAGGAGTTCCATGCGTTGGATTCGATACGTCTGGCGGAGGCGTTGCAGCGAAGGCTAGAGTCCGCAGACCGCACGTTAGAAGTATTTGTACAGGTCAATACCTCCGGGGAGGTACAGAAAGGCGGCATTGCTCCGGCCGAGGCTGCGGAGTTTTTAGGGCAGCTAGCCGACTATGACCGCCTCCACGTACGCGGGCTGATGACGATGGCTCAGAATTCCCCCGAGGAAGCCATTGTGAGGTCGTCATTTGTGCAGCTGCGTGAGCTTCGCGATACCCTCCAGCCGGACTTTCCCACCGCAACCGAATTATCGATGGGCATGTCCGGCGACTTTGAATGGGCAATCGAGGAGGGCGCAACGAGCGTGCGGGTAGGCAGCGCGCTGTTTGGCCCCCGTGGGGAATATCTGGGTTAG
- a CDS encoding YeeE/YedE thiosulfate transporter family protein gives MIATGLLLGAVLGVVLQRGRFCVTGMLRDIYLLKTWRGFVALLIVISVHAVGLSGLRTLGVITTPVDAFAPLAVVIGGFIFGIGIVLAGGCASGTWYRSGEGLVGSWFALLFYGISAAAMKTGILHGGAAWLKGFTINATTIPDTFGLSPWWFAIGLSLLTAYSVWYYRSKDGANVATLGRTGWKRPLSLNTAGLLVGILGVIAWPLSAVTGRNDGLGITTPTAHLTSWLTTGDAKFLNWGTLLVVGILVGSFASAKATGEFRVRVPDATTSIRSIAGGTLMGIGAALAGGCTVGNGMVQTSLFSYQGWVALLFIGLGVAAAAKIWLKPTQKTRVNSAFEVAPAGVKVGVDKQGLRAVAPGTYVIDTLGAVCPFPLIDAKTAINQLSDGEALVIDFDCTQATETIPRWAADDGHAVTDFHEVGSAGWQITVVKHGALLRT, from the coding sequence ATGATTGCAACAGGTCTTCTCCTTGGCGCAGTGCTCGGCGTTGTTTTGCAGCGTGGTCGCTTCTGTGTCACTGGAATGCTCAGAGATATTTATCTTTTAAAAACGTGGCGTGGCTTTGTTGCGCTTCTTATTGTGATTTCCGTGCACGCGGTGGGCTTATCGGGGCTACGCACGCTCGGTGTTATTACCACTCCAGTGGATGCGTTCGCGCCTCTTGCCGTTGTTATAGGTGGCTTTATTTTCGGTATCGGCATCGTGTTGGCCGGTGGTTGTGCCTCCGGGACGTGGTATCGCTCAGGAGAAGGATTGGTTGGATCCTGGTTTGCGCTGCTCTTCTACGGCATATCGGCTGCTGCGATGAAGACCGGAATTCTCCACGGGGGAGCGGCCTGGCTCAAAGGATTTACCATAAACGCAACCACCATCCCTGATACGTTTGGGCTCTCCCCGTGGTGGTTCGCGATTGGGCTTTCGCTGCTTACGGCATATTCGGTGTGGTATTACCGCAGCAAAGACGGGGCGAACGTGGCCACGTTGGGGCGCACTGGATGGAAGCGCCCGCTGAGTCTGAACACGGCTGGTCTCCTCGTGGGGATTCTCGGGGTGATTGCATGGCCGCTGTCGGCTGTTACTGGGCGTAACGACGGCCTCGGCATCACCACCCCAACAGCACACTTGACCAGCTGGCTCACCACGGGCGACGCAAAATTCCTGAATTGGGGGACGCTGCTTGTTGTGGGAATCCTTGTAGGGTCGTTTGCCTCAGCAAAGGCCACGGGTGAGTTTCGGGTGCGGGTGCCGGATGCGACAACCTCGATACGCTCGATCGCAGGTGGCACGCTCATGGGCATAGGCGCGGCGCTTGCCGGCGGATGCACCGTGGGCAATGGTATGGTACAGACCAGTCTGTTTAGTTATCAGGGGTGGGTAGCGCTGCTGTTCATCGGTCTAGGTGTTGCCGCTGCTGCGAAGATATGGCTCAAGCCTACGCAGAAAACTCGTGTGAACAGCGCCTTTGAGGTGGCGCCGGCGGGGGTGAAGGTGGGCGTCGATAAGCAAGGATTGCGCGCAGTCGCACCGGGCACATACGTGATAGACACGCTGGGCGCGGTGTGCCCGTTCCCGCTTATCGACGCAAAAACCGCCATCAACCAGCTCAGCGACGGGGAAGCGCTCGTCATTGACTTCGACTGCACCCAAGCCACCGAAACCATTCCACGCTGGGCCGCCGACGACGGCCACGCCGTCACCGATTTCCATGAGGTCGGCAGCGCCGGATGGCAGATCACCGTGGTGAAACACGGCGCCCTCCTGCGCACCTAA